The following coding sequences lie in one Arachis hypogaea cultivar Tifrunner chromosome 4, arahy.Tifrunner.gnm2.J5K5, whole genome shotgun sequence genomic window:
- the LOC112795110 gene encoding uncharacterized protein, producing the protein MATRTKQIALNEIQGTFREQYKRIYDYAHELMWANSGSSVRIQVQRCPDLDNAAEASSMTSYCIFQRIYICLEACKQSFNHCRSFIGLEGYFLKTPQGGQLLTAIDWDRNDQMLPVAYAVVETDNKDSWTWFLNHLASNIGVEKIGRTTFMSDQQKGLLPAYDDVIPGVENQFCVRHLYINFRKRFPGLQLKQLMWRCAKATHWRDWERNMAKLKAVNQETYRYLIAIPPRYTVNNIFESFNVAIVDAREKPIVIMLEEIRVKLMTWWAENRDLAQNYAGTILPRIRIKLERRSRSAREWPPYWSAAQKYEVVNGLDKFTVDLGSSECSCRRWQLNGIPCVHAISCIKFKGLGLEPYVADCYKKEAFLRRPSHRPVRERKSAARDEEQSSRTHMSRKEEKQRCPICGVVGHNKSRCPKPIENEAQNSKKLSKGMQSRESNNSQPLAAKGGKKTASTQPTPKLTIKRKVASATQPITSA; encoded by the exons ATGGCAACGAGGACCAAGCAGATTGCACTGAATGAAATCCAGGGAACCTTCCGAGAGCAGTATAAGAGGATATATGATTATGCACATGAGCTGATGTGGGCAAATTCAGGGTCCTCCGTTCGCATACAAGTGCAAAGGTGCCCTGACCTTGATAACGCAGCAGAAGCCTCATCCATGACCAGCTACTGTATCTTTCAAAGGATCTATATCTGCTTGGAAGCATGCAAGCAGAGCTTCAACCATTGTAGGAGCTTCATTGGTCTAGAAGGCTATTTTTTGAAGACACCCCAGGGTGGACAACTGCTCACTGCCATTGATTGGGATCGAAACGACCAAATGCTGCCCGTTGCATATGCGGTTGTAGAGACCGACAACAAGGACTCATGGACTTGGTTCCTAAATCATCTTGCatctaacattggtgttgagaagatagGAAGAACTACTTTCATGTCTGACCAGCAAAAA GGTTTGTTGCCAGCATACGATGATGTTATACCAGGTGTGGAGAATCAATTCTGTGTGAGGCACCTATACATTAATTTCAGGAAAAGGTTTCCAGGGTTACAATTGAAGCAACTAATGTGGAGGTGTGCTAAGGCGACTCACTGGAGGGACTGGGAGAGGAACATGGCCAAACTGAAAGCTGTGAATCAAGAAACCTATAGGTACCTAATTGCTATCCCTCCTAG ATACACTGTTAACAATATATTTGAGAGCTTTAATGTTGCCATAGTTGATGCTAGAGAGAAACCTATAGTTATAATGTTAGAGGAGATCAGGGTTAAACTGATGACTTGGTGGGCAGAGAATAGGGATTTGGCTCAGAACTAtgcagggacaatcttacctagGATTAGAATCAAGTTGGAGAGGAGGTCTAGATCTGCTAGAGAATGGCCGCCATATTGGTCTGCAGCTCAGAAATATGAGGTTGTGAATGGGTTAGATAAGTTTACTGTTGACTTAGGATCCTCTGAGTGCTCATGTAGAAGGTGGCAGTTGAATGGAATACCTTGTGTCCATGCAATTAGTTGCATCAAGTTTAAAGGGCTTGGGTTGGAACCTTATGTGGCTGACTGCTACAAGAAAGAAGCATTCTTGAG AAGGCCTAGTCACAGGCCAGTCAGAGAAAGGAAATCAGCTGCTAGAGATGAAGAACAGAGCAGCCGCACTCACATGTCCAGGAAGGAAGAGAAACAAAGGTGCCCTATATGTGGTGTTGTTGGACATAATAAAAGCAGATGCCCTAAACCTATTGAGAACGAG GCCCAAAATTCCAAGAAACTAAGCAAAGGCATGCAATCCAGGGAAAGCAACAACTCACAGCCTCTAGCTGCTAAGGGAGGAAAGAAAACTGCATCTACACAGCCCACTCCTAAGCTCACTATCAAGAGAAAAGTTGCTTCAGCAACACAACCAATAACTTCAGCATAG
- the LOC112797115 gene encoding putative GDP-L-fucose synthase 2, with translation MGSHDNALASNSFLADKSAKVFVAGHRGLVGAAIVRKLTQLGFTNLVLRSHAELDLTRQYDVEAFFASKKPEYVIVAAAKVGGIHANNTYPADFISINLQIQTNVIDSAYRNGTKKLLFLGSSCIYPKFAPQPIPEDALLTGPLEPTNEWYAIAKIAGIKMCQAYRIQYKWDAISGMPTNLYGPYDNFHPENSHVLPALMRRFHEAKINGAKEVVVWGTGSPLREFLHVDDLADAVVFMMEKYSGLEHLNVGSGKEVTIKELAELMKEVVGFEGALVWDTSKPDGTPRKLMDSSKLAGIGWTPKISLKDGLVDTYRWYLENYKL, from the exons ATGGGAAGCCATGACAACG CATTGGCATCAAACTCATTTCTAGCTGACAAATCTGCTAAAGTTTTTGTCGCTGGTCACCGGGGTCTTGTTGGTGCAGCCATTGTTCGCAAGCTGACACAACTTGGGTTCACTAATCTCGTCTTACGTTCCCATGCTGAGCTCGATCTCACTCGCCAATATGATGTTGAAGCCTTCTTTGCCTCCAAAAAGCCTGAATATGTTATTGTAGCTGCAGCAAAAGTCGGTGGTATCCATGCTAACAACACCTACCCTGCTGATTTCATTAGCATAAACCTCCAGATCCAGACCAATGTCATTGATTCCGCTTATCGTAATGGCACTAAGAAGTTACTGTTCTTGGGTTCCTCTTGCATATACCCGAAGTTTGCACCTCAACCAATCCCAGAAGATGCTTTGCTTACTGGTCCCTTAGAGCCCACGAATGAGTGGTATGCGATTGCTAAGATTGCTGGGATTAAAATGTGCCAGGCTTACAGAATTCAGTATAAGTGGGATGCGATTTCTGGAATGCCGACCAACTTGTATGGGCCTTACGACAATTTTCATCCGGAGAATTCACATGTTTTGCCTGCTTTGATGCGAAGGTTTCATGAGGCAAAGATCAACGGTGCCAAGGAGGTTGTAGTGTGGGGCACTGGAAGTCCATTGAGGGAGTTCTTGCATGTTGATGATTTAGCTGATGCGGTTGTTTTCATGATGGAGAAGTATAGTGGACTAGAGCATTTGAATGTAGGGAGTGGGAAAGAGGTTACTATTAAGGAATTGGCTGAGCTGATGAAGGAAGTGGTCGGATTCGAGGGAGCTCTTGTTTGGGATACTTCAAAGCCTGATGGGACTCCAAGAAAGTTGATGGACAGCTCGAAACTTGCTGGCATTGGTTGGACACCGAAAATATCCCTTAAGGATGGTCTTGTTGATACATACAGATGGTACTTGGAGAACTACAAGCTATGA
- the LOC112797116 gene encoding uncharacterized protein, producing the protein MDSSSGIESNGRVPLSGVVADCVKRWFRDTLKEAKAGDINMQVLVGQMYYSGYGVPRDDQKGKIWLTRASRVRSSVWKVGDKHPGYNASDSDSDELKEDS; encoded by the exons ATGGATAGTAGCAGTGGAATTGAGAGCAATGGGCGTGTGCCACTTTCAGGGGTTGTTGCAGATTGTGTGAAACGGTGGTTCAGAGACACTCTGAAAGAAGCTAAAGCTGGGGACATAAACATGCAGGTCTTGGTAGGTCAGATGTATTACAGTGGTTATGGTGTTCCCAGAGATGACCAGAAG GGTAAAATTTGGTTGACTAGAGCATCGAGGGTTAGATCTTCAGTTTGGAAAGTTGGTGATAAGCATCCAG GTTATAATGCAagtgattctgattctgatgaaTTGAAGGAAGATTCTTAA